One genomic region from Dehalobacter restrictus DSM 9455 encodes:
- a CDS encoding PepSY1/2 domain-containing protein yields the protein MKKRFWPWALAAGLALSLIWGVNQFQRAESLDLAAENQYQRSFADLVTHLDGLETTLAKSRAAGTPTQQVLYLSQSWQQSGTAVKDLSLLPSDEYGLNYVDQFLNQIGEYAHLMTQQIAKGEQMNASQEKTLTNMQERLISVNRTVQELNVSLSTENISWLSKNKRSASTNFSNAAPASAIGEEGAATVPDSVSSGLEQLDSSLQKYPPYSYEGQADTHFVSEPLGLPEKTVTETEAKAAATDFLQTLGYTNVDPQSSGISNGTFSVYVFKFSSTTVDVAKKGGVITYFRDERALGLQRFDADNTASRALKTLQNLGWKNLVQTSVNDFGGTIQLDAVVEEQGIRIYPDKIRLIVAKDNGRIIGYDATSYWLFHHKRTLLPEITMDQAKSRLRSDVSIQEYRLVVISLPGWPEAFCYEFRVKKGGEEFMIYINAVSGYEEKIQRVIQTPRGEYLE from the coding sequence ATGAAGAAAAGATTTTGGCCGTGGGCTTTAGCTGCGGGGCTCGCGCTCTCTCTGATCTGGGGGGTGAATCAATTCCAAAGAGCTGAAAGTTTGGACCTCGCTGCCGAAAACCAATATCAAAGATCTTTTGCCGACCTGGTGACTCACCTTGACGGTTTGGAAACCACTCTGGCCAAAAGCAGGGCTGCAGGGACCCCGACCCAGCAGGTATTGTATTTAAGCCAATCCTGGCAGCAGAGTGGAACGGCCGTGAAGGATCTCTCTCTGCTGCCGTCAGATGAATACGGGTTAAATTATGTCGATCAGTTTCTGAATCAAATCGGCGAATATGCCCATCTGATGACGCAGCAGATTGCCAAAGGTGAGCAGATGAATGCTTCTCAGGAAAAAACGCTGACCAATATGCAGGAAAGGCTTATTTCTGTTAACCGGACCGTTCAAGAACTCAACGTCAGTCTTAGTACAGAAAATATTTCCTGGCTCAGTAAAAATAAGCGGAGTGCTTCAACTAATTTTTCCAATGCTGCTCCTGCCTCAGCCATTGGAGAAGAAGGTGCTGCTACAGTCCCTGACTCAGTCAGCTCTGGTCTTGAGCAGCTTGATTCCAGCCTGCAGAAATACCCCCCATATTCTTATGAGGGTCAGGCGGATACGCATTTTGTGTCGGAACCGCTTGGTCTGCCTGAAAAGACCGTAACAGAGACGGAAGCAAAAGCTGCAGCCACTGATTTTTTGCAGACCCTTGGCTATACGAACGTTGATCCGCAGTCTTCCGGCATCTCCAACGGTACTTTCAGCGTTTATGTTTTCAAATTTAGCAGCACTACGGTCGACGTGGCTAAAAAAGGCGGTGTGATCACGTACTTCCGGGATGAAAGAGCGCTTGGTCTGCAGCGATTTGATGCAGACAATACAGCATCTCGGGCCTTGAAAACTTTACAAAATCTTGGATGGAAGAATCTTGTTCAGACTTCAGTCAATGATTTTGGCGGAACGATACAGCTGGACGCAGTCGTTGAAGAACAAGGCATTCGAATCTATCCTGATAAAATCCGGCTGATTGTTGCCAAAGACAACGGCAGAATAATAGGTTATGATGCAACATCGTACTGGCTGTTTCACCATAAACGCACGCTTCTGCCTGAAATCACGATGGATCAGGCCAAATCTCGTCTTCGTTCTGACGTCTCCATCCAGGAGTACAGGCTGGTCGTCATATCCCTTCCCGGCTGGCCCGAAGCTTTCTGTTATGAATTCCGAGTAAAAAAAGGCGGGGAGGAATTCATGATCTATATCAATGCGGTCAGTGGGTACGAGGAAAAAATCCAGCGGGTTATCCAAACTCCACGGGGAGAATATCTGGAGTAA
- the modB gene encoding molybdate ABC transporter permease subunit translates to MSFDYTPIILSLKVATAAVIIVVLLGIPLAGHMARRNFPGKDLVEAFVTLPLVLPPSVVGFILLWLFGKNGPLGQFLTGVFHVSVVFNLAGAVIAAAVVSFPMMYQSTKAAMEGVDKTLENAARTLGAGELRVFLTITIPLSWPGIVSGFILSFARSLGEFGATLMIAGNIPGKTQTMPIAIYMANEGGDTATAMILVVIMTVFSFLVIFWLNRWSKRQQKGFIQEEGSE, encoded by the coding sequence ATGAGCTTTGACTACACACCAATTATCTTATCCCTAAAAGTTGCAACGGCAGCAGTTATCATTGTTGTCTTGTTGGGGATCCCTTTAGCCGGTCATATGGCCAGACGAAATTTTCCGGGGAAGGATCTGGTAGAGGCTTTTGTCACTTTGCCGCTGGTTCTTCCTCCTTCGGTCGTTGGCTTTATCCTGCTTTGGCTGTTCGGTAAGAATGGGCCTTTAGGTCAATTTTTGACCGGTGTTTTTCATGTCAGCGTCGTGTTCAATCTGGCTGGAGCAGTCATTGCTGCGGCTGTAGTATCATTCCCTATGATGTATCAATCGACGAAAGCTGCAATGGAGGGAGTCGACAAAACGCTGGAGAATGCTGCCCGTACCTTGGGTGCAGGTGAGCTGCGCGTTTTTCTTACCATCACGATCCCGCTTTCCTGGCCGGGTATTGTCTCGGGGTTCATCCTATCCTTTGCGCGTTCTCTTGGAGAATTCGGAGCCACACTAATGATCGCAGGCAATATTCCCGGAAAAACACAAACCATGCCGATTGCGATTTATATGGCCAATGAAGGCGGGGATACTGCAACGGCGATGATTCTGGTTGTGATCATGACGGTATTCAGCTTCTTAGTGATCTTTTGGCTGAACCGTTGGTCAAAAAGGCAGCAAAAAGGATTTATTCAGGAAGAGGGGAGTGAGTAA
- the rd gene encoding rubredoxin produces MQKYECTVCGYVYDPAEGDPDGGIAPGTAFEDLPDSWVCPLCGAGKDEFEVAVE; encoded by the coding sequence ATGCAAAAGTACGAATGTACAGTATGTGGTTATGTTTATGATCCGGCTGAAGGAGATCCGGATGGTGGGATTGCTCCCGGTACAGCTTTTGAAGATCTGCCCGATAGTTGGGTTTGTCCTTTGTGTGGGGCCGGGAAAGACGAATTCGAAGTTGCTGTTGAATAG
- a CDS encoding ABC transporter substrate-binding protein: MKFKQICSATLITGLCLMLVSGCNAPKTAKIKIGGNFELTGEIAEFGIMGENGAKLAIKEANENGGVLKRQIEYISADNQSNAAESTAATTKLVTQDKVIAIIGSMTNANTLAAIPVASANNVLLITPTSTDESITVGDEGLNKWVFRSCFINTFQGEIAASYVLNTLNVSKAALIIDQNGTYAKSLAVGFQDTFEKAGKQIVASEEYTFGQDTDFRVMLAEIKAQDPDVIFVPGWANQAGAIIKQAREMGLDTVFLGGDGWGTGPISDIAGKTALNNAYYVDQVALDDPVLADFAAAYKKEYGQDADMFAALGYDAANMIITAIEQANSMDTEKIREALENLTDFQGITGTITVNPATHNPEKSAAILKFVGGQKVFAARVDLQ, encoded by the coding sequence ATGAAATTTAAACAAATCTGTTCTGCCACCTTGATTACAGGACTATGTCTGATGCTTGTATCCGGCTGCAATGCTCCAAAAACAGCAAAAATAAAAATCGGCGGCAATTTTGAATTAACCGGAGAAATTGCCGAGTTTGGAATCATGGGTGAAAACGGGGCGAAGCTGGCAATCAAAGAAGCGAATGAAAATGGAGGCGTACTTAAACGTCAAATTGAATACATCAGTGCCGACAATCAGTCCAATGCTGCCGAATCAACCGCAGCGACCACCAAACTGGTTACACAGGATAAAGTCATCGCGATCATCGGTTCGATGACGAATGCGAATACGCTTGCAGCAATCCCTGTTGCGTCCGCCAACAATGTACTGCTGATTACGCCGACCAGCACAGACGAAAGCATTACCGTCGGCGATGAAGGGCTGAACAAATGGGTGTTCCGGAGCTGCTTTATCAACACTTTCCAAGGGGAAATCGCTGCATCCTATGTGCTGAACACACTGAATGTGTCCAAAGCCGCGCTGATTATTGATCAGAACGGCACCTATGCCAAGAGTCTGGCAGTAGGTTTTCAGGATACTTTTGAAAAAGCAGGCAAACAAATTGTCGCTTCCGAAGAATACACTTTCGGCCAGGATACAGATTTCCGGGTCATGCTTGCAGAAATTAAAGCTCAAGACCCTGATGTGATCTTTGTCCCCGGATGGGCCAATCAAGCCGGGGCCATCATAAAGCAGGCCCGTGAAATGGGACTTGACACGGTCTTCCTCGGCGGTGATGGCTGGGGAACAGGGCCGATTAGCGATATTGCCGGCAAAACCGCGCTGAACAACGCTTATTATGTAGATCAGGTCGCTTTGGATGATCCAGTCCTGGCAGACTTTGCAGCTGCTTACAAAAAGGAATACGGTCAGGATGCTGATATGTTTGCCGCACTTGGTTACGACGCTGCGAACATGATCATCACAGCCATTGAGCAGGCGAACAGCATGGATACGGAAAAGATCAGGGAAGCCCTCGAGAACCTGACAGATTTTCAAGGAATCACCGGTACAATCACCGTGAATCCTGCAACCCATAATCCTGAGAAAAGTGCTGCCATCTTGAAGTTTGTGGGAGGCCAAAAAGTATTTGCTGCTCGCGTGGATCTTCAATAA
- a CDS encoding FadR/GntR family transcriptional regulator, translating to MDIKPIKSRRTTEIILEQIKNFMIQGQLNPGDKLPTESILAEKFEVSRTSVREALSALSLTGILDIRQGEGIFVKRSPSNAVIEPLSFIFLLENDFEKIIDICIALETQAVDLVARNRDNSDIAAMHILFEKMKQDLPEGKNVQKDDVSFHLALAGMCKNPLLERMINTALDISGQVLRSTYQQWVRTYYFENRQMLYQEHLEIFQAVENKDNESANRLMNAHLSKAQQELKRFERIRDILEY from the coding sequence ATGGATATCAAGCCGATCAAGAGCAGGAGAACTACAGAGATTATTCTTGAGCAGATCAAAAACTTTATGATTCAGGGTCAGCTGAATCCGGGTGATAAGCTACCGACAGAAAGTATTCTTGCCGAAAAGTTTGAAGTAAGCAGAACTTCGGTCAGGGAGGCATTATCAGCGCTGAGCCTGACAGGGATTCTCGATATCCGGCAGGGAGAAGGAATTTTTGTCAAACGTTCTCCATCCAATGCAGTGATTGAACCTCTAAGTTTTATTTTTTTGCTGGAAAATGATTTCGAAAAAATTATTGATATCTGTATTGCTCTGGAGACCCAAGCCGTTGATCTTGTTGCCCGAAACAGGGATAACAGCGATATTGCCGCCATGCACATATTGTTTGAAAAGATGAAACAGGATCTGCCGGAAGGCAAAAATGTCCAGAAGGATGATGTCTCTTTTCATCTCGCTTTAGCCGGGATGTGCAAAAACCCGCTTCTGGAACGAATGATCAATACCGCTCTGGATATATCCGGTCAGGTTTTACGATCGACGTATCAGCAGTGGGTGCGGACCTATTATTTTGAAAACAGACAGATGCTTTATCAGGAACATCTGGAGATCTTTCAGGCTGTGGAGAATAAGGATAACGAATCAGCTAACCGGCTGATGAATGCCCATCTTTCCAAAGCCCAACAGGAACTGAAAAGATTTGAAAGAATTAGGGATATCCTGGAGTATTAG
- a CDS encoding Crp/Fnr family transcriptional regulator, with protein sequence MYEKWLKPLSSCALFDKIEPSEILGILHCMNIKIHDYKKNECLTLAGETLSKIGVVLSGNVSSTKETVSGNRVLISILGPGEMFGEMAAYSGTKSWPVTVIAQSSCTVMFFPQDKIVGCCEKVCISHKKLIMNMLKVLSNRALMLNKKVEYLSIKSLRGKVSTYLLDEYKKTGNHTFQLNLNRNDLADFINVSRPSLSRELCKMRDEGMIDFHSTAIKIKDYEVLKKFSE encoded by the coding sequence ATGTATGAAAAATGGCTAAAGCCGTTGAGCAGCTGTGCGCTGTTTGACAAGATTGAACCCAGCGAAATTCTTGGTATTCTTCATTGTATGAATATAAAAATTCATGATTATAAAAAGAATGAATGCCTGACCTTAGCTGGGGAAACGCTCTCCAAAATTGGTGTAGTTTTGAGCGGGAATGTTTCCTCCACCAAAGAAACGGTTTCCGGGAACAGGGTTTTAATCAGTATTCTTGGCCCCGGAGAAATGTTCGGAGAAATGGCCGCCTATTCCGGTACAAAGTCCTGGCCGGTCACAGTCATCGCCCAATCAAGCTGTACGGTGATGTTTTTTCCACAGGACAAAATTGTCGGCTGCTGTGAGAAAGTATGCATCAGCCATAAGAAATTGATCATGAATATGCTGAAGGTCTTATCGAACAGGGCATTAATGCTCAATAAAAAGGTAGAGTACCTTTCAATCAAGAGTCTCCGGGGCAAGGTCAGCACCTATTTACTCGATGAGTACAAGAAGACCGGCAATCATACCTTTCAATTAAACCTCAACCGGAATGATTTGGCCGATTTCATTAACGTCTCCCGCCCTTCCCTTTCCCGTGAACTCTGCAAAATGAGAGACGAAGGAATGATCGATTTCCACAGTACAGCGATTAAAATAAAAGATTATGAGGTTTTAAAAAAATTTAGCGAATGA
- the modA gene encoding molybdate ABC transporter substrate-binding protein, whose translation MKKMGGILIAVLVSCLVLVGCSSSGSSANRTEQKETVPVEILVSAAASLKDAMTEIETQYEGKNAGINLTINYGSSGSLQQQIEQGAPTDLFISAGKKQMDALEKGNLLAEETRIDLLGNDLVLIAGKNNEDITSFQDLAKANKISIGTPDSVPAGKYAQEALTSMKLWDTLQAKLVLAKDVIQVLTYVESGNVDAGIVYQSDAQGSDKVKVVAVAPADSHSTIVYPAAVIAGTKNLTEVKDFLSYLSSGDAQQIFGKYGFK comes from the coding sequence ATGAAAAAAATGGGTGGAATTCTGATTGCGGTTTTGGTTTCATGTTTGGTACTTGTTGGCTGCAGCAGTTCGGGTAGTTCAGCAAATCGTACTGAACAAAAAGAAACGGTTCCGGTGGAGATTCTTGTATCAGCAGCAGCCAGTTTAAAAGATGCCATGACGGAAATAGAAACACAGTACGAAGGAAAAAACGCAGGGATTAATCTGACGATTAACTATGGTTCATCTGGTTCTTTGCAGCAGCAGATTGAGCAAGGTGCGCCGACTGATTTATTTATTTCAGCAGGAAAAAAACAAATGGATGCATTGGAAAAAGGGAATCTTTTAGCGGAAGAGACCCGGATTGACCTGCTTGGGAACGATCTTGTGCTGATTGCAGGGAAAAATAATGAAGATATTACCAGTTTTCAGGACCTTGCCAAGGCAAACAAAATCAGTATTGGTACTCCGGACAGTGTACCGGCAGGGAAATATGCTCAGGAAGCTTTAACCAGTATGAAATTATGGGACACGCTGCAAGCCAAATTGGTTCTGGCCAAAGATGTCATACAAGTACTGACATACGTAGAAAGCGGGAACGTTGATGCTGGTATTGTCTATCAATCTGATGCTCAGGGATCCGATAAAGTAAAAGTCGTTGCAGTTGCACCGGCTGACAGCCATAGCACCATTGTTTATCCTGCGGCTGTAATTGCCGGTACCAAGAATCTGACTGAAGTGAAGGATTTCTTAAGTTACTTAAGCAGTGGAGATGCTCAACAAATTTTTGGAAAATACGGTTTCAAATAA
- a CDS encoding ABC transporter ATP-binding protein: MLKAKFNLTLRHFELEAELEAENEILVLVGPSGSGKTTILKCLAGLKAPSQGIIQINDRIVYFSENKINCPSKERRVGYVFQEYALFPHMSVRRNILYGVSKEKRHAKPRAAEEMMEMLGILHLQNRYPQHISGGEKQRVALARALMTEPEIMLLDEPLSALDQETRSGLQQELKKIQSQWKIPFVLVTHDLAEAELLGDQIIRIDRGQSISNRRQSFGDIKG, translated from the coding sequence ATGCTAAAGGCTAAATTTAATTTAACGCTTCGTCATTTTGAGCTTGAGGCCGAATTAGAAGCTGAAAATGAAATTCTGGTCCTTGTTGGACCCTCAGGCTCGGGAAAAACGACGATCTTAAAATGCCTGGCCGGACTGAAAGCTCCTTCCCAGGGGATCATTCAAATCAACGATCGTATCGTCTACTTCTCGGAGAATAAAATTAATTGTCCTTCAAAAGAGAGAAGGGTGGGATACGTATTCCAGGAGTATGCCTTGTTTCCTCATATGTCGGTCAGAAGAAATATCTTGTACGGAGTAAGCAAGGAAAAGCGTCATGCCAAACCGCGGGCTGCTGAGGAGATGATGGAGATGCTTGGTATTCTTCACCTCCAGAACCGTTATCCTCAGCATATTTCGGGAGGAGAAAAGCAACGGGTCGCTTTGGCCAGGGCATTAATGACCGAACCTGAGATCATGCTGCTTGATGAGCCTTTGTCAGCTCTTGACCAGGAAACGAGAAGCGGGCTGCAGCAGGAGCTAAAGAAAATCCAAAGCCAGTGGAAAATTCCTTTTGTTTTGGTTACCCATGATCTTGCTGAAGCAGAACTGCTGGGGGATCAGATCATCCGCATAGACAGGGGCCAAAGCATTTCCAATAGAAGACAAAGCTTTGGAGACATTAAAGGCTAA
- a CDS encoding sensor histidine kinase: MVKKTIFSKLFFTYLILIIAVMAVIAVLLSYAFNNYVFGEKQQEMRAAAAETVLLLGKYEQAEITYSELNDSLDILGSMTGSRIYAIRLNPEVLANKNLVLDKKLLDAYLFEDLKSILQGKEVSRKKQYSDRFAADVAFLGVPYGQGNMIEGAILFFAPLDEIYAYIQKINMIIWCSALAAVILSGIMIYLAALKITRPLKIMEEGAIQLAAGEQINDLAVHSGDELEKMAKAFNNMKNQISTAENMRRDFMASVSHDLRTPLTSINGFVQGMLDGLVKPQDYPKYLNIIKTETNRLMGLTGEILESAKIQSGEITLTRKYFLVGNTLEEILESTGMRENPKNIELMMDCPDGLEIYADQHRFKQILINILDNALKYTGKNGKIKLTVTPEDGGIKLSVQDNGKGIAPQDLPFIFERFYRADKSRQEVEGGTGLGLNITKMLVEQHGGRISASSTYGQGTEIVIFFPG, from the coding sequence ATGGTTAAGAAAACAATTTTCTCAAAACTGTTTTTTACCTATCTGATCTTGATCATTGCGGTGATGGCTGTCATTGCCGTTCTTCTCTCCTATGCGTTTAACAACTATGTATTCGGGGAAAAGCAGCAAGAAATGCGTGCTGCGGCAGCCGAAACGGTTCTGCTGCTTGGGAAGTATGAACAGGCCGAAATAACCTATTCGGAACTAAATGATTCGCTGGATATCCTGGGTTCGATGACGGGTTCACGGATTTATGCAATCCGGCTGAATCCGGAGGTTCTTGCGAATAAGAATCTGGTACTGGATAAGAAACTGCTGGATGCGTACCTGTTTGAAGATTTAAAAAGCATCCTGCAGGGCAAGGAAGTTTCCCGGAAAAAGCAATACTCGGACAGGTTTGCCGCAGATGTAGCCTTTTTAGGGGTCCCCTACGGCCAGGGCAATATGATTGAAGGAGCTATTTTGTTTTTTGCTCCGCTTGACGAAATCTACGCTTATATTCAAAAGATCAATATGATCATATGGTGTTCTGCGCTGGCGGCAGTTATCTTAAGCGGTATCATGATTTATCTGGCAGCCCTTAAAATTACCAGGCCGTTGAAAATCATGGAAGAGGGAGCGATACAGCTGGCCGCCGGAGAGCAGATCAATGATTTGGCAGTTCATTCAGGTGATGAGCTGGAAAAGATGGCAAAAGCCTTCAATAATATGAAAAACCAAATCAGTACGGCCGAAAATATGCGGCGGGATTTTATGGCAAGTGTGTCTCATGATCTGAGAACTCCGCTGACATCGATCAACGGTTTTGTCCAGGGAATGCTGGATGGATTGGTAAAACCTCAGGACTATCCAAAGTATTTGAATATTATTAAAACGGAAACAAACCGTTTAATGGGGCTGACAGGTGAAATCCTGGAATCAGCGAAAATTCAGTCGGGGGAGATTACACTCACCAGGAAGTATTTCCTGGTCGGGAATACCCTGGAGGAGATTCTGGAAAGCACAGGGATGAGGGAAAATCCTAAAAACATAGAGCTGATGATGGATTGTCCGGACGGACTGGAAATCTATGCAGATCAGCATCGTTTTAAACAGATCCTGATCAATATCCTGGATAATGCGTTGAAATATACCGGAAAGAACGGAAAAATCAAACTGACTGTAACGCCGGAAGACGGCGGGATCAAATTGAGCGTTCAGGACAACGGGAAGGGAATCGCACCACAGGATCTGCCATTTATTTTTGAGAGATTCTACCGGGCAGATAAATCCCGGCAGGAGGTGGAAGGCGGAACCGGTCTTGGTCTTAACATCACCAAGATGCTGGTTGAGCAGCACGGCGGCAGAATTAGCGCTTCCAGCACCTATGGGCAGGGAACGGAGATTGTGATTTTTTTCCCTGGATAA
- a CDS encoding DEAD/DEAH box helicase yields the protein MSNFFEIGLSSVLTKAISEMGFEETTPIQERTIPLVLEGKDIIGQAQTGTGKTAAFGIPMIERMNPDRESIKALVVTPTRELAIQVAEELNRIGQFKDVRSLPIYGGQDIDRQIRSLRNRPQIIVGTPGRLMDHMRRRTIRLQQVETVVLDEADEMLSMGFVEDIENILKEVPEQRQTLLFSATMPKSILDLAQRFMQNPEYISMKTKEIIVPQIEQCYVEVQEKQKFDVLCRLLDIQSPDLAIVFGRTKRRVDELFEALSKRGYSAEGIHGDLTQARRDMVMRHFKEGLTEILVATDVAARGLDISGVTHVYNFDVPQDPESYVHRIGRTGRAGKGGQAITFVTPREIGHLRLIEQVAKRRITRKPLPTFNDVLVGQQRLTMDKILKAAEDEDILRYKEMAEELLEDNDSITLLSAALKLLTKEPSTAPIVLTEEAPLRSRQPRRFDQQQGFHRNRDNSKYPSRFPKRKF from the coding sequence ATGTCAAATTTCTTTGAAATAGGCCTTAGTAGTGTACTGACCAAAGCTATTTCTGAAATGGGCTTTGAAGAGACCACACCGATTCAGGAGAGAACGATTCCGCTTGTGCTGGAAGGCAAGGATATTATCGGGCAGGCTCAGACCGGAACTGGCAAGACAGCCGCTTTCGGAATTCCGATGATTGAGCGTATGAATCCTGACAGAGAAAGTATCAAAGCCCTTGTGGTCACACCAACCCGGGAACTAGCTATCCAGGTAGCTGAAGAACTGAACCGTATTGGTCAGTTTAAAGATGTCCGGTCCCTGCCAATTTACGGCGGACAGGATATTGACCGGCAGATCCGGTCTCTGCGGAACCGGCCGCAGATTATTGTGGGGACTCCCGGACGGCTGATGGACCATATGAGAAGAAGAACCATCCGTCTTCAACAGGTTGAAACGGTCGTGCTTGATGAAGCAGACGAAATGCTCAGTATGGGTTTCGTGGAAGATATTGAAAACATTCTGAAGGAAGTTCCCGAACAAAGGCAGACGCTGCTTTTCTCTGCAACGATGCCAAAATCGATTCTGGATCTGGCCCAGCGCTTTATGCAGAATCCGGAATATATCAGCATGAAAACCAAAGAGATCATAGTTCCTCAAATCGAACAGTGTTACGTGGAAGTCCAGGAAAAACAAAAGTTTGATGTACTCTGCCGCCTGTTGGATATTCAGTCTCCCGATCTGGCCATTGTCTTTGGACGGACAAAGCGGCGGGTCGATGAGCTGTTTGAGGCTTTAAGCAAAAGAGGTTATTCCGCGGAGGGAATCCACGGCGACCTGACCCAGGCCAGGCGCGATATGGTAATGCGTCATTTTAAAGAAGGTTTAACGGAGATTCTGGTTGCTACGGACGTTGCGGCCAGAGGTCTCGATATTAGCGGCGTGACGCACGTCTACAATTTTGACGTTCCCCAGGATCCAGAAAGTTATGTCCACAGAATCGGACGTACTGGCAGGGCCGGCAAAGGCGGACAGGCGATTACATTTGTTACTCCAAGAGAGATCGGCCATTTAAGACTGATTGAGCAGGTCGCCAAAAGAAGAATTACGCGCAAGCCTCTGCCGACCTTTAACGACGTACTTGTCGGTCAGCAGCGCCTGACCATGGATAAAATTCTTAAAGCGGCCGAGGACGAAGATATTTTACGCTACAAGGAAATGGCGGAGGAACTGTTGGAGGACAACGATTCCATCACTTTGTTATCCGCTGCACTGAAGCTGCTGACAAAGGAGCCAAGTACTGCTCCGATCGTGCTGACCGAGGAAGCGCCTTTGCGCAGTAGGCAGCCCCGCAGGTTTGACCAGCAGCAAGGATTCCACCGAAACCGCGATAACAGCAAATATCCTTCAAGGTTTCCGAAACGGAAATTCTAA
- a CDS encoding response regulator transcription factor: protein MTSILVVDDDHNICQLLELYLLNEGYQLYMVHDGSSALDVLRTEKTDLVILDIMLPVINGWEVCKMIRQISSVPIIMLTACDLMEDKIQGFELGVDDYIVKPFEPRELVARVKARLKNVQGYETKDRADQQAETNVLNIGNIQVDMNRYEARLEGEKIELKPKEIQLLYFLLKNRNMVFTRDQLLEKVWGYSYEGDTRTVDVHINKLREKLEGVYSNCRISTVWGVGYKLEIDG, encoded by the coding sequence ATGACAAGCATACTTGTCGTTGATGATGATCACAATATCTGCCAGCTGTTGGAACTTTATCTTTTGAATGAGGGATACCAGCTTTATATGGTTCATGATGGAAGCAGTGCGCTCGATGTCCTGCGAACAGAAAAAACAGATTTAGTGATTCTCGATATCATGCTGCCGGTCATTAACGGGTGGGAAGTCTGTAAAATGATCAGGCAGATCAGCTCTGTTCCGATCATTATGCTGACTGCCTGTGATTTGATGGAAGATAAGATTCAGGGGTTTGAACTTGGTGTCGATGATTATATTGTGAAGCCTTTTGAACCGAGGGAACTAGTGGCCAGGGTCAAAGCCAGACTAAAAAACGTTCAAGGATATGAAACGAAGGATAGAGCAGATCAACAAGCTGAAACCAATGTTCTGAATATCGGAAATATCCAGGTGGATATGAACCGTTATGAGGCCAGACTGGAAGGCGAAAAAATAGAACTGAAGCCGAAAGAGATCCAGCTGCTGTATTTCCTTCTCAAGAACAGAAATATGGTTTTTACCAGAGATCAGCTGCTGGAAAAAGTATGGGGATACTCATATGAAGGAGATACCCGGACTGTTGATGTTCATATCAACAAACTGAGAGAAAAACTGGAGGGTGTTTATTCTAACTGCCGGATCAGTACCGTCTGGGGAGTAGGATACAAGCTGGAGATTGATGGTTAA
- the sleB gene encoding spore cortex-lytic enzyme, which yields MSLSPHPTYKRILVVVMTLMLCASSLSNAALGDRNLSRGSRGPEVAELQKRLSMLGYVIGSIDGIYGRQTEARVRLFQKEHGLGADGIAGTRTIRELKRLTGESVTVGGTAIGYKNSDINLLARLVSAEAKGEPYRGQIAVASVVLNRIQSSSFPNTIPDVIYQPGAFSPVADGSIWNEPVPSAYNAVYEALHGTDPAYGALFFFNPAKTSNNYIWSRPQIIQIGKHIFCR from the coding sequence ATGTCATTATCTCCCCATCCAACGTATAAAAGAATTCTTGTTGTAGTGATGACCCTCATGCTGTGTGCATCCTCCTTGAGCAATGCTGCCTTGGGAGACCGCAATCTTTCACGCGGATCCCGCGGGCCGGAGGTAGCGGAACTCCAAAAAAGGCTGTCTATGCTGGGATATGTGATCGGTTCAATTGACGGAATCTATGGACGTCAAACCGAGGCCAGGGTCCGTTTGTTTCAAAAAGAACACGGACTAGGCGCAGATGGTATAGCCGGAACCAGAACCATACGTGAGCTCAAACGCTTGACAGGGGAAAGTGTGACAGTCGGCGGCACAGCGATTGGATATAAGAATTCGGATATTAATCTTTTAGCCCGTCTGGTCAGTGCCGAAGCTAAAGGAGAGCCCTATCGCGGACAAATTGCCGTTGCCTCTGTTGTGTTAAACCGTATCCAAAGTTCCTCATTTCCAAATACGATTCCAGATGTTATTTACCAACCCGGTGCTTTTTCTCCAGTAGCAGATGGGTCCATTTGGAATGAGCCTGTTCCTTCGGCCTATAACGCAGTATATGAAGCGTTACACGGAACAGACCCTGCCTACGGAGCATTATTCTTTTTTAACCCTGCCAAGACAAGCAACAATTATATCTGGTCACGACCTCAAATTATTCAAATTGGCAAACACATCTTTTGTCGTTAG